Genomic segment of Anaeromyxobacter sp.:
CCGCGCCGACGCACTGAGGGGCACGGGGTCGATGCCGCCGCCCGACGCCCTGCGCCAGCACGCCTACCCGCCCTCGGTCCTGGCGGTGCTGGAGACCCTGCGGCGGGCCGGCCACCGCTCCTACCTGGTGGGCGGCGCGGTGCGCGACCGGCTGCTGGGCCGCGGCCACCCGGACGCCGACTTCGACCTGGCCACGCCGGCCAGACCGCTCGAGGTGAAGGCGCTCTTCCCCAAGGTCATCGACACCGGCATCGCCCACGGCACGGTCACGGTGCTCACGCCGGACCGCCTGGCGGTGGAGGTGACCACCTACCGCGGCGAGGGCGCCTACCTCGACGGGCGCCGGCCCACCTCGGTGACCTTCCTCACCGACCTCACCGAGGACCTGGCCCGCCGCGACTTCACCATCAACGCCATGGCCTGGGACCCGCTCGACCAGGTGCTGGTGGACCCCTTCGGCGGCCAGGCCGACCTGGCGGCGCGCCTCATCCGCGCGGTGGGCCGGGCCGAGGACCGCTTCGGCGAGGACGGCCTCAGGCCGCTGCGGGCGGTCCGCTTCGCCGCCCAGCTCGGCTTCGCCCTCCACCCGGACACCAGGGGCGCCATCCGCGGCGCGCTGCCGGTGGTCCGCAAGGTCTCGGCCGAGCGGGTCGGCGAGGAGCTGGGCCGCACCGTGGCGGCCCCGTTCGTCG
This window contains:
- a CDS encoding tRNA cytidylyltransferase — encoded protein: MPPPDALRQHAYPPSVLAVLETLRRAGHRSYLVGGAVRDRLLGRGHPDADFDLATPARPLEVKALFPKVIDTGIAHGTVTVLTPDRLAVEVTTYRGEGAYLDGRRPTSVTFLTDLTEDLARRDFTINAMAWDPLDQVLVDPFGGQADLAARLIRAVGRAEDRFGEDGLRPLRAVRFAAQLGFALHPDTRGAIRGALPVVRKVSAERVGEELGRTVAAPFVEAALVLLAETGLLAVILPPLAALPAEALRHAGAVVAAVDPAAGGPERRLAALLHQAPEVEVEPLLTGLRFPRRVVEEAAALAARQACLLDGPPEDPHAPAAVRRWLAGMGPARAPALLALRLAEAAVAPPGDRPAALASAEAHRGRVAAALASGAPLGTAALSLDGRALMGLLGCPPGPHVGEGLRALLDEVLDDPSLDTPERLAGLARAWWARRTR